TAGTTTGAATTTTATCAAATAATAAATTATATTTTTTTAAAGCAGTATCACCTTTTTTTTTAACTTGATTTAAAATTTCTGTTACATTATGTTTAATTTTTTTATCAATTGAAAATATTGGTCTAGATAGTATTTGTTTTTTTTGAATTTTATCAGAATTATTCCAGTATATAAGATTATTTATAATAGTCATTTTCATTCCATAATTTTTTCAATAGGTAAAACTAAGATTGAACTTACTCCTAATAATTTTAATTTTTCCATTGTTTCCCAAAATAGTGTTTCACTACTTACCATATGCATTGCTACTTTTTGAGTATTACCAATTAATGGTAGAATAGTAGGATTTTCAGCACCTGGTAATAATGAAATTACCTCTTTTAATTTTTTATTAGGAACATGTAACATTATATATTTTGATTCTCTAGCTTTTATAACTCCTTTAATTCTAGTTAATAATTTATTTATTAATTTTTGTTTAATTTCTTTAATTTTACCACAACGCTGTATTAAGCATGCTTGAGAATTATAAATAACTTTTACTTCTTTTATACCATTTGCTTCTAAAGTAGCTCCAGTAGATACTAAATCACAAATAGCATCCGATAAACCTACTCTTGGTGCTAATTCAACAGATCCATTTAACATACAAGGTTTAAATATAATATTATGTTTATCAAGATATTTTTTTAGAATATTAGGATAAGATGTTGCAATACAAGAATTTTGTAGAGATTGTAATCCTGTATAATTTTTATTAATAGGTATTGCTATTGATAATCTACATATCCCAAAATCTAATTTACGTAAAGTTAAATAATTAGCATTTTCACCTTTTGATAAACGAGTTAAAACCTCTTCTTCCAAAACATTTTTCCCAATAATTCCTAAATCAACAACTTCTTCCATAATTAATCCTGGAATATCATCATCACGTACTCTTAAAATATCAATTGGCATATTTTCTGTAAAAGCTATTAAACGTTGTTGCTGAAAATTAATTTTAAGACCACACTTTTTTAATAATTTACTAGATTCTTTACTTAAACGACCAGATTTTTGCATAGCTATTCGTAAACGATTATTATCTAGCATGCTTTATATCCTTTTTTTAGAATAATTTGAAATTCTTATAAAACATTTTACTTAAAATTAATTTTTATGATTTTAAATAAAATTAAATTATTATTTCAACTAAAATAAATTATTTTTATTAAAATAATAAATATTTTTTATTTCAAAATTATTTAAGTATAAAATAATTTTGATATTTTTTATATATTAAAATAATTATTTTTTTATTTTTTTGTATATCCTAAATCATTATTTATAGGATTTTTTGCTGAAATACGAGCTAATTTATCGCATTCATTATTCATTTTATGATATGAATGTCCTTTTATCCAATTCCAATTTACATTATGTTTTAATAACACTAAATCTAATCTTTTCCATAAATCAATATTTTTTACTATCTTTTTTTTATTACGTATCCAATTAAATTTTTTCCAATTATATATCCATTTTGTAATACCTTCTTTTAAATATCTACTATCAGTAGATATACAAATATTACAACTTTCTTTTAAAGATTCAAATGCTATAATAGAAG
Above is a genomic segment from Enterobacteriaceae endosymbiont of Donacia dentata containing:
- the hisG gene encoding ATP phosphoribosyltransferase: MLDNNRLRIAMQKSGRLSKESSKLLKKCGLKINFQQQRLIAFTENMPIDILRVRDDDIPGLIMEEVVDLGIIGKNVLEEEVLTRLSKGENANYLTLRKLDFGICRLSIAIPINKNYTGLQSLQNSCIATSYPNILKKYLDKHNIIFKPCMLNGSVELAPRVGLSDAICDLVSTGATLEANGIKEVKVIYNSQACLIQRCGKIKEIKQKLINKLLTRIKGVIKARESKYIMLHVPNKKLKEVISLLPGAENPTILPLIGNTQKVAMHMVSSETLFWETMEKLKLLGVSSILVLPIEKIME
- the rnhA gene encoding ribonuclease HI — protein: MYKNINIFTDGSCIYNPGPGGCAAILQYNKYEKILTQGFFLTTNNRMELMASIIAFESLKESCNICISTDSRYLKEGITKWIYNWKKFNWIRNKKKIVKNIDLWKRLDLVLLKHNVNWNWIKGHSYHKMNNECDKLARISAKNPINNDLGYTKK